Proteins found in one Plectropomus leopardus isolate mb chromosome 9, YSFRI_Pleo_2.0, whole genome shotgun sequence genomic segment:
- the mcts1 gene encoding malignant T-cell-amplified sequence 1, with protein MFKKFDEKENVSNCIQLKTSVIKGIKNQLLEQFPDIESWLNHIMPKKDPVKIVRCHEHIEILTVNGELLFFRQREGPFYPTLRLLHKYPFILPHQQVDKGAIKFVLSGANIMCPGLTSPGAKLYPAEADTVVAIMAEGKQHALCVGVMKMSADSIEKVNKGIGIENVHYLNDGLWHMKTYK; from the exons ATGTTTAAAAA atttgatgaaaaagaaaatgtgtcgAACTGCATCCAGCTGAAAACATCAGTGATCAAAGGCATTAAAAACCAGCTGTTGGAACAGTTTCCCGACATCGAGTCATGGCTCAATCACATAATGCCAAAAAAGGACCCTGTCAAAATAGTGAGATG CCATGAACACATTGAAATCCTGACAGTGAACGGGGAGCTGCTTTTcttcagacagagagagggaccaTTCTACCCGACACTCAGACTGCTGCACAAAT ATCCTTTCATTCTTCCACACCAGCAAGTTGACAAAGGGGCCATTAAATTTGTCCTAAGTGGAGCCAACATCATGTGCCCCGGGCTGACGTCACCGGGCGCTAAACTCTACCCAGCTGAAGCTGACACAGTCGTT GCCATAATGGCGGAGGGAAAACAACATGCACTTTGTGTTGGCGTTATGAAGATGTCTGCAGACAGcat agaaaaagtcaACAAGGGAATTGGAATTGAGAACGTGCACTATCTGAATGATGGATTGTGGCACATGAAGACGTATAAATGA
- the c1galt1c1 gene encoding LOW QUALITY PROTEIN: C1GALT1-specific chaperone 1 (The sequence of the model RefSeq protein was modified relative to this genomic sequence to represent the inferred CDS: deleted 1 base in 1 codon), with protein MLSEGGSFMKGMVMGGLFCLLLSLLGSFSPGMESKTDDHHHHHVKAPSKDELTRLSESHVHELSNQVRVSCIIMVQPKILVYWATAVDTWSKHCDKAVFYTSESSKALEAVDLNEKDDWARLRKALKHAYENAGDLRWFFVAQPTTFAIIENLKFLVLAKDPSEPFYLGNAMKSGELEYVSYDSGIVLSYEALKRLVHIFEDEDKCPERGRALWKLSEDKQLAVCLKYTGVFAENGEDAHGKGLFNSKSVNTLITDSMKDNPTNVVEGCCSDMAVTFNGMSPNQMQVMMFGVYRLRPYGHDFRDSLVFNPPEGSDND; from the exons ATGTTGTCTGAAGGAGGCTCCTTCATGAAGGGGATGGTGATGGGAGGCCTCTTCTGCTTGCTGCTGTCGCTCCTGGGTAGTTTCAGCCCCGGCATGGAGTCCAAGACAGAcgaccatcatcaccatcacgtCAAGGCCCCGAGTAAAGACGAGCTGACACGCCTCTCTGAGAGTCACGTTCACGAGTTGAGCAATCAAGTCCGAGTGTCTTGCATCATCATG GTCCAGCCCAAGATCCTCGTTTACTGGGCCACTGCGGTGGACACCTGGAGCAAACACTGCGATAAGGCAGTGTTTTACACCTCTGAGTCCTCCAAGGCGCTCGAGGCGGTAGACCTGAATGAAAAAGACGACTGGGCGAGGTTACGTAAAGCTCTGAAGCATGCTTATGAGAACGCCGGAGACCTGCGCTGGTTCTTTGTGGCACAACCTACAACGTTCGCCATCATCGAGAACCTCAAATTCCTGGTGCTCGCCAAAGATCCCAGTGAGCCGTTCTACCTGGGCAACGCTATGAAGTCAGGGGAGCTTGAGTACGTGTCGTACGATAGTGGCATCGTTCTGAGTTACGAAGCGTTGAAGAGGTTGGTGCACATATTTGAGGATGAAGACAAATGTCCAGAAAGAGGGCGCGCCCTGTGGAAGCTGAGCGAGGACAAGCAGCTGGCTGTGTGTCTCAAATACACAGGCGTCTTCGCAGAGAACGGAGAAGACGCACACGGAAAGGGCCTGTTCAACAGCAAGAGTGTGAACACCCTGATAACGGACAGCATGAAGGACAATCCCACTAATGTGGTGGAGGGCTGCTGCTCCGACATGGCGGTCACATTCAACGGGATGTCACCGAATCAAATGCAGGTTATGATGTTTGGAGTTTACAGACTTCGTCCATACGGCCACGACTTCCGTGACTCGCTAGTATTTAACCCCCCCGAAGGTTCAGATAATGACTAG